The window TGAATATCTTTATGATGTGAATGATCCTAGATACGATTCGATCATTGCTGGAAAAGAGGGATATTTAAATACTCCTTTCTTTTTAATAAGAATGGCAGTTTATTTTGTGGTTTGGTTCTTAATGTTCAGATGGATCAGAAAAAAATCTTTGGAAGAAGATTTAAATGGTGGTGAAAGCTACTATTATAAATTAAGAGGTATTTCAGCTGGATTTATTGTTTTCTTTGCTGTTACTTCATCTACTTCAGCATGGGATTGGATTTTATCAATTGATACACACTGGTTCTCCACAATGTTCGGCTGGTATGTATTTGCTTCTTGGTGGGTTACTGCTTTAGCGGCCATTACATTAATAACAGTAATATTGAAAGAACAAGGATACTTAAAAGTTGTAACTACTGGAGTATTACATGACTTAGGTAAGTTTGTATTTGCCTTCTCAATTTTTTGGACATACATCTGGTTCTCTCAGTTTATGTTAATCTATTATTCTAACATTCCGGAAGAAACAGTTTACTTCATCGAAAGACTTTCAAGTGATCATTACAGTATTGTATTTTTTGTGAATCTTATTTTGAACTTCTTCTTTCCATTTTTGGTTTTCATGCCAAGAGATTCAAAAAGACATACAGTTTTCTTGAAGATCGTTACAATAATTGTTTTAATCGGTCATTGGTTTGATTTTTACTTAATGGTAACACCAGCGGTATTAAAAGAAAATGGAGGTTTTGGATTACTTGAAATTGGAATGGCAATCATTTTTGGTGTAGCCTTCTTATTTGTAGCCTTAACTAGTTTATCTAAATATCCGCTTCTTGCTAAGAATCATCCAATGTTGAAAGAAGCAGAACATCATCACGTATTTTAATTTAATTAAGTAACAGTAAATTATATGTTCAATTTAGCTATAGGTTTAGGAGTAGTACTTTTATTAGCAATCTTGTTCTTAATTTTCAGGATTTCTTCTTTGATAAAAGTAGCAAAGGGAGACACCGGTAAAATTGCAACTGGATCTAATAAAATTAATGGAGCTTTATTTATGCTCTTCTTAATTGGTGGGGGATTTCTATTCTTCTGGTATTCATTTAAAGAATTCGATAACTACAATCTACCAGTTGCTTCAGAGCACGGTTCAGAATATGAATTCATGTTCTGGATTACCATGGCAGTAACAGGTGTTGTTTTCGTATTAACACAAATTTTACTTTTTTACTTCTCTTGGAAATACCAATATAAGGAAGATTCTAAGGCACTTTTTTATCCTGAAAACAATAAATTAGAAGTTATATGGACTTTTGTTCCTGCTGTAGTTTTAGCAATACTTGTTTTCACTGGATGGAGAGTATGGACTGATGTTACAGCTCCTGCGCCAGAAAATACAAACAATATTGAAATTATGGGTTACCAATTTGCTTGGGGTGTTCGTTATCCGGGTGCTGACGGTGAATTAGGTAATACAGATTATAGAGTAATCGAGGCCGTAAATAGCTTTGGTATTGATTTCAACGATAAAGCATCTTATGATGATTTTATACCTAGAGAAATGCATATACCAAAAGGAGAGCCTGTTACTTTTAATATTAGAGCAAGAGATGTGTTACATAGTGTTTTTGCACCTCATTTTAGGTTAAAGATGGATGCAGTTCCAGGGATGCCTACTTCATTTACTTTTACAGCTAGTAAAACTACTGAAGAAATGAGAGAGGAATTAAATGATCCTGAATTTAACTATGAAATAGCTTGTACTGAGATTTGTGGTAGAGGTCATTATTCAATGAGGTTAACTCTAATTGTTGATGAACCTGAAGATTACAAAAAATGGTATGCAGAACAGGAATCATTTTTAAAGCAGAATCCTGAGTATTTAACAAAAGTTCCTTCTGAGCTAAAAGAATTAGCACTTTTGAAAACAGGAATTGATAACAAAGAGTTAGACTAGAAATTTAAATTATAAAGTTATGTCAACAGCGGCAGAAGTAAATATTAGCCAAGATGTTCACCATGATGAGCATCATGAGCACGAACAAAGCTTTATCTCAAAATATATTTTCACTACCGATCATAAAATGATTGGTAAGCAATTCCTTATAACTGGTATCTTATGGGGGTTAATAGGGGTTGGAATGTCAGTAATATTTCGACTTCAATTAGGATTTCCAGAAATGGATTTAGGCTTTTTGAAACCAATATTAGGAGGGTGGATTTCTGAACAAGGAAAATTAGATCCTGAATTCTATTTAGCATTGGTTACTATGCATGGTACCATTATGGTATTCTTTGTATTAACTGCGGGATTGAGTGGTACCTTTAGTAATTATTTAATTCCACTTCAAATTGGTGCACGTGATATGGCATCAGGATTTATGAATATGTTATCATACTGGTTCTTTTTCTTGTCTAGTGTCGTAATGATGTCCTCAATTTTTATTGAAACTGGTCCTGCTGGTGGTGGATGGGTAGTTTACCCGCCATTAAGTGCTTTGCCACAAGCTATTCAAGGTTCAGGATTAGGGATGACAATGTGGTTAGTAGCCATGGTATTCTTTATTGTTTCAATGTTATTAGGTGGTATTAACTACATCACTACTGTTATTAACTTGAGAACAGAAGGAATGTCATTCTCAAGATTGCCTTTAACAATATGGGCGTTCTTCTTAACTGCTGTAATTGGTTTATTATCATTCCCAGTTTTATTTGCTGCTGCTTTATTATTGGTATTTGATAGAAGTTTCGGTACTTCTTTCTATTTATCTGATATTTATATAGGTGGTGAAGCATTACCAAATATGGGAGGTAGTCCTATTTTGTATCAGCATTTATTCTGGTTCTTAGGGCACCCTGAGGTATATATTGTATTATTACCAGCTTTAGGTATTACATCTGAAATTATAGCGACTAATTCTAGAAAACCAATTTTCGGTTACAGAGCGATGATTGGTTCTATGTTAGGTATTACAGTACTTTCATTCGTAGTATGGGCACACCATATGTTCGTTTCAGGATTGAATCCTTTCTTAGGGTCAGTTTTCATGTTCTTAACATTAATTATTGCCATTCCATCTGCTGTTAAAGTTTTTAATTACTTAACCACTCTTTGGAAAGGTAACATCATATTTACACCTGCTACGTTGTTCTCTATTGGTCTAGTATCATTCTTTATATCAGGAGGTTTAACAGGTATTTTCTTAGGAAACTCTGTAATTGATATTCAATTACACGATACTTATTTTGTAGTGGCTCACTTCCACCTTGTAATGGGTAGTTTATCAATCTTTGGGCTATTAGCTGGTGTTTACCATTGGTTCCCTAAAATGTTTGGTAGAATGATGGATGAGAGATTAGGTTATATACACTTCTGGTTGACTTTTGTTGGGGTATATATGATCTTCTTCCCGATGCACTACATTGGTATTGCTGGTTTCCCAAGAAGATATTATTCTTGGACAAACTTTGATGCTTTCAGTAGCTACACTGACTTAAATATGTTCGTTACAATTGCAGCGATTGTTACTGTAGCAGCTCAATTCATTTTCTTATTCAACTTCTTCTACTCAATGTATAGAGGTAGAAAGGCAGTTCAGAATCCTTGGAGATCAAATACCTTAGAGTGGACTACACCAGTTAATCCTGGTCATGGTAACTGGCCTGGTGAGATTCCAAAAGTTTACAGATGGCCATACGATTACAGTAAGCCAGGTGCTAAAGAGGATTTTATTCCTCAAACTGTACCTTTATCTGAAACTCCAGAGTCTAATTTAGATCATGAGGTTGAATTAGCAAAGAAGGAAGTTGTTGATAAAACAGCTGATGCAAAGGCAAACGCATAAAACTAATCATTTCATAAACAGCTATTACCGTAAGCTAGTAACAGTTACGGTAATAGCTGTTTATCTTTTAATCCTAGCCGGAGGTATTGTACGAAGTACAGGTTCGGGTATGGGATGTCCTGATTGGCCAAAATGTTTTGGCCAATGGGTTCCACCTACTTCGGAGGGACAATTACCTGAAGGTTACAGAGATTTTTATGCTGATTACAGGCATGAAAAGAATGTAAAATTTGCAAATTATCTAGAGGTATTTGGATATGCTGAAATCGGTAAGGCTATTTTGGCTGATGAGTCTATTAAG is drawn from Marivirga arenosa and contains these coding sequences:
- a CDS encoding quinol:cytochrome C oxidoreductase: MAEEQFQFTAKAKKTLSILAVVGVVLLILGIFSASSNSHADEAGHSEGTEQVAESHGDEAHASEGAHAEEGHAEEGHGYHWSKRIFANLWINNMYFVGLALLGVFFVAIQYVAQAGWSAALIRIPMSFGNWLPIGFILTLGIFLIGGHDIFHWTHEYLYDVNDPRYDSIIAGKEGYLNTPFFLIRMAVYFVVWFLMFRWIRKKSLEEDLNGGESYYYKLRGISAGFIVFFAVTSSTSAWDWILSIDTHWFSTMFGWYVFASWWVTALAAITLITVILKEQGYLKVVTTGVLHDLGKFVFAFSIFWTYIWFSQFMLIYYSNIPEETVYFIERLSSDHYSIVFFVNLILNFFFPFLVFMPRDSKRHTVFLKIVTIIVLIGHWFDFYLMVTPAVLKENGGFGLLEIGMAIIFGVAFLFVALTSLSKYPLLAKNHPMLKEAEHHHVF
- a CDS encoding cytochrome c oxidase subunit I, with product MSTAAEVNISQDVHHDEHHEHEQSFISKYIFTTDHKMIGKQFLITGILWGLIGVGMSVIFRLQLGFPEMDLGFLKPILGGWISEQGKLDPEFYLALVTMHGTIMVFFVLTAGLSGTFSNYLIPLQIGARDMASGFMNMLSYWFFFLSSVVMMSSIFIETGPAGGGWVVYPPLSALPQAIQGSGLGMTMWLVAMVFFIVSMLLGGINYITTVINLRTEGMSFSRLPLTIWAFFLTAVIGLLSFPVLFAAALLLVFDRSFGTSFYLSDIYIGGEALPNMGGSPILYQHLFWFLGHPEVYIVLLPALGITSEIIATNSRKPIFGYRAMIGSMLGITVLSFVVWAHHMFVSGLNPFLGSVFMFLTLIIAIPSAVKVFNYLTTLWKGNIIFTPATLFSIGLVSFFISGGLTGIFLGNSVIDIQLHDTYFVVAHFHLVMGSLSIFGLLAGVYHWFPKMFGRMMDERLGYIHFWLTFVGVYMIFFPMHYIGIAGFPRRYYSWTNFDAFSSYTDLNMFVTIAAIVTVAAQFIFLFNFFYSMYRGRKAVQNPWRSNTLEWTTPVNPGHGNWPGEIPKVYRWPYDYSKPGAKEDFIPQTVPLSETPESNLDHEVELAKKEVVDKTADAKANA
- a CDS encoding cytochrome c oxidase subunit II: MFNLAIGLGVVLLLAILFLIFRISSLIKVAKGDTGKIATGSNKINGALFMLFLIGGGFLFFWYSFKEFDNYNLPVASEHGSEYEFMFWITMAVTGVVFVLTQILLFYFSWKYQYKEDSKALFYPENNKLEVIWTFVPAVVLAILVFTGWRVWTDVTAPAPENTNNIEIMGYQFAWGVRYPGADGELGNTDYRVIEAVNSFGIDFNDKASYDDFIPREMHIPKGEPVTFNIRARDVLHSVFAPHFRLKMDAVPGMPTSFTFTASKTTEEMREELNDPEFNYEIACTEICGRGHYSMRLTLIVDEPEDYKKWYAEQESFLKQNPEYLTKVPSELKELALLKTGIDNKELD